The following is a genomic window from Ciona intestinalis unplaced genomic scaffold, KH HT000232.1, whole genome shotgun sequence.
TAGAACTGATATTAGTGGCATAATATACTGATGATGTAATTAGCACTCAGTCAAGGACGGAGTCATACTGGCTGCATGGACAACATAAACAAGCAGCCATGTTGGGAAAAATTAAGAGTAATTCCCATGACCTCCTAAGGACCTCGCCCACATAGAATACAATGAAGCAAtcaaaccaaatatttattaaaaatcgaaCAGAACATTCACTTACAGGTTTCACATCCAAGATGATGTTGGACTTTGCAATAAGGGCCGGCTTCTTTGACTTCTTTGCCTTGTAAGCCTCAATTCTCTCTTGTTTTAATCTTTCTGCTTCTTCATTGTCTCCCTCTTCCTCATCTGATCCAAACAAATCAACATCAGAGTCCGAATCATCATCTGAATCTTCAACTCCGTTTTGAGCAGCAGCCTCCTGTTATAAAGACAAATATATCCCGAAATCCCATTATTTTTACGGTTCACAAAAAAGCCTTAATTTGGTAACTTTACTTTGGTGATAAACAAAACCAGAGCAAAAAAAGGAGAGGTAATGATTAGGGATTAAGAATTTAAATAATCCAGTTTTGAGCCGGAGCTACAAACCTATTACAgtattgtgtttaaacaaagtttcttTGTGTGACTATATGATTAAAagcagaattaaaaaaatgaggtAATCATAAGAAACTAAAAGTTTACTACATAaagaactttatttatatttgtgttagTTCTCATGTATAATCATGGTAATAATGTGATGCTATATTGAAACTGAACTGAGTATTACATCACAAGaaattaatacataatatgcACATACACAAACACAGTTGCAATATTTAGTTCTTTGTGAAGAGACTGTTTCAAAAACCAATTTTTCACGGCATTCGTGCGCATTTGAACCACACTTGTTTCTATGGGCTACATCACATGTGTCGTGCTTACCGCTGGTTTGGAAGATGTGGTCGAACCTTTTCCTTCAAGGGCACTGAGGCGTGACTCGAGACTTTCAAACTTCTTGTTCATATTTGTGATTATTCCGGTCAGGTCTTGGACTTGTTTCTTCAGTGATTCAACATCTTCGGAGGACTGGAAGATTGAACagagtttataaaacattgaatAAATTTTGATCAGTGGCAgtagttttttcattttaatcacaggataccgggttcaaaaCTTAGTGCGGTTACCACCATGATCATATGTTCTTCAACTTTTGCTTCAATCAACACTAATGAATTAtcaaaattggaaaaaaaactttaaaacaatcaccgtGTCAAGTAATAGAATAGATTGCACATAATAAGACACATGTGTCAAAACTGACTTTTACCATGCAAGGTCGCAAGGATATTAGGTTTAACCATAGTACACTTAAAACACTCTGGTTTTAAcccttaaagggcctaaacacaccccacgtcacttttattttttatggtaaattcataaagcgaccgttttattgattccaaaaatactttgcttattaaaattggtccagtataggcggagatattcgtcctcaaacagtgatctctagcgctatcttttttttactacgagctctgtgattgtgacgtaggaacgtactagtcacgtgactgattcattcgtaaaagcgaaacctgcgtttttttttgtgcttttttgcgtttttttttgttctctcgtttttcgctgaaaacactgcctctcgcctttctgaatgagagcggccacgcttcaacaattttgtgacgtgtttgtcacgtgggtagtacacttctcaatttttttcgccacgcaactttcaaatcagttttttgaatttcacgttgtttgagctggaatatctttggttatacagaaccgattaaaacaagtaaggtgtcgttggaattagaaaaacacactctatcgattaaagcgaagtacatttggggtgtgtttaggccctttaaaaacagtaaacttTTCACCAATTAACaactaaactttataaaatcaCCGATTTTGAAGAGGAGCCACTTTCTTTCAATGTGTCCTGGATTTTCTTTCGGGCTTCGGCTATTTTTTGAGATACTTCACCACCAGAAGATTGTGTTCCAGCCtgtataagatgtttatgtaGCGAGGTAGGTTGGTGACATATAAGGTCCAACAGTGAAACAAAGACATGCATGAAATTAGCAAATTTTATAGTTTCAATACACATGATTGTCTCATGATCAGTAATGTTGtaagttataatttttaaccaaaatgtCTGAAATGAAGACTAATTTCTGTTGGATATAGGagctgtaatgtttttttcattaaacctgaaaaaatctttgttttacGCAACTAAACTCAGTACATTATTATAAATGAAAGTTACCATCCAATAATAAAActagaaaaatgttttggtcgaaataaaacttttaaaacattgataaatgtataaaatatgcagtaaataaaaacaaaaagcaagATATTTGACCATGTTAACAACATGCAAACTTAATCATGAtcatgaattataaaaacttttaaactgaGCACACcaccataaaaaaattgttataaaaatggCTGTTATACATTATTGCACACTAGCTTTGGTTAATTAGTGAGGTGTTATTTAGTTGCATGAGGAAAAGTAAAATAGATATCTTTTAAGGGtccctaataaaactacaggttACAAACGGTTGCATGCAATGCCGCGGTTGTAGATATTTTGATTATATCGACCAGAAACGCAACGCGGCCAAGTCCATAACTCAAAAACCATTTGAGGTATCCGACCAAAAGTTAGTTTGTTAAACTCAGATTGTCATTTGATATCTATTGGACAAGGCTGGGTAACGTTTCTGGTTGaaaaaaccaaaacatttgCAACCGTATGCGGCCAGTAGTTTTATTAGGTACCCATTTTATAATGCTCTAGTAACaagattttgaaaaaattctTGTACAAAGATGAATGACCTCGGCGCAAAAATTTTAGAAGAAATTCAACATTGTTTAATACTAATTTGGTTACtttatcaaaatttttgaatacttcatttatttaaatttacctaAACACTACTTAATTGGCGTGCTTTATGGGAACAAAATTATGGcaacataattaaaaatttgtaaacaaaaacaagcgCATGCGTCATACTCTGTAGTCCGGCACAATGCAAAATTAACACCACCATGAATAACCTTTGAAAAGCCTGCCACCTTTTTAACACCCGAACCCCTTACAAGATATTCCTGGTATTTGTCTTCAGCTGCTTCAACTTTTGAACGATCAAACCAAATTCCGGCCTTCATTGCTTCTGCCAACGCTGCCATTTTGAGTTTAATTTATGTGGAGTGCTGTgcaagaaaaatattattaacgAAATGTGTATCCAATCTATTGTTCCTTTAGGAAAAGAAGGATATAAAAGCTTtctaaaataagaaaatatttggtGCTANNNNNNNNNNNNNNNNNNNNNNNNNNNNNNNNNNNNNNNNNNNNNNNNNNTCCTTTAATGAAAAGAAGGATATAAAAAGCTTtctaaaataagaaaatatttggtgctagtgaagaatcttcccccccccaaccttatttgctaaccactaaccccctaaccatcaacaccaaACCCCCTAACTTAGGGGTTTAGGAGTTAGTGGTTAGAAAATAAGttgggggggggagattcttcactagcaccaaatatgtatatatatgctaggaaaaatacacaataataaaGGAAACACGTAAAGGATTCTTTACTGAAACTAAACTGAAGAAAATATATATCCCCAAAATACCAGCCTtaacttaaaaagtttaaaaaaaaatcacaactATTGCTCTATATGCTAAAAAAATAGCTATggataataattttattggaCAAAACTACTTACCgaataaacaaagttacaaaaactgATTAGGAACTTTATAAAGGAAAGATGGAAAAAAAGTTTCACAATCTTGACATGCAGCGTGGAATAGCTGTGGCCGTAGGCGTTAAAATTTGCgatggttttgttttataagagTGATTTTTATCGCATAATTTGACGCTAAAACTAGTCAACCAAATCATATATACTGCAGTTAAATCGGGGACAAACCAGATAAAATGGCACAGCAAAAGAATCGTTAGCGACAATTCAAATTCGGAACGGAATAGAAAATATTCTTACGCAAAAACATACCTAAAGTACaaataatatgtatttaactCGGGGGCCAAGATTTAAAAATGGGGTCCGCTTTTTGGGGGGTAGAAAATCTACATTTTGGGTAGAAATAGTGGGTGAGGGGggatgtatttataaaaccttacAGACCGAAATCGATAAATATATGGTCGAAAGATCATTATTTCGCATTAGGAATAGTTTCTCCAAAAGTCGTTTCTTCAACAGAATTGGCAAGTTGATCCGATGGTGTCATCTCACTATTCGGAGAAGTACATCTACTACTTCACATATTCTATTTGCTGATTTGCGCACACAAAAACCACCAAGTGTGAATACGGCAGAGTGTCGTAGAAAAGTAAATCTTATGCATTCGTATGAGCTATAAAGCCCACacaaatacgcccacaatggtggaaGTGGCGAGCAATCTTTGTGCTGCTACCATTCATACCGGGAAAATCGTGtagattttattgtttattaggTAAACATATCAAAGTTTATACAGTGTAACCTTTGTTTCGCATACGTTTGTTAATCTCTGTATTAATCACCACTGCGTCTATTTCCTTGTTGTGCAAGGATACCATGACGTCAATGGTGTTGCAAACGAAAGGGTAAATATAACCGATGACTGATCAATCCGCGTAAGACAAGTCAGTCTTGTCACTCTTGCGCAATCATGAATCTGTCcacagtatttttaataaaagcaaaaggTTTAACTACAAGTTTGTATTCAGACAACTGGCACATTTTGACATTCTTTCTACACTTTATAATACCCGCATGGACTAGACTGTGGGGTATGAacgaataaatgtttttttagccgggcagcgacagtcgttataacacggcgggtttgttatattgtttgtggtagaagacgggacacctttccaacataatatccaaatatccggaccgtgttttaaacaattaacaacggtctatggtagtcgtgaggatacggttctataggtcttttaatgttctttgtttactaccaaatggaacaagaaaaaaaaagaatgaaaacgtgtcccatctttccctatccTACTGCATATTGTTTGTGGTCAAAGACAgaacatattttgtaataatgtccaaatatcctgatcgtgtattaaaacaattgccggtctataggagtcgtgaggatacggttttataattctttgcttAGTACGAAATGGCACGAGAAAAATAGTTACATGTATAGGTGTAGAATCAACTACGCAGAAGGAAATCATACAACATTGGCTCCGGGCCAATGAATCAATGTATATGCTGTATCTTAACTCCTGTTATTGTTCTGGCGGTTTCATTGTATATAGAAAGGGCGCGCTTAAGTGTCGATTCATTTACGAGTTATAGGTTTCTTTAGTAATACAAGGCTGCCAATAAAGGTGGTTacattttgaatgaatgtaactttttgtccTCGCTTGGCGAgctataacacgagtgttctgtttcatacactttttGCTAGCTTATACGAGTTTCAACGTATGCTACTTTCGgggaaactgttttttttccttttgtattgtatggctgacagtttagacaacccataaggcggcactgggttgaagcaatttccaTTTAATCTCTTGAGCAAGGACACCTATACGGCCCAccatggtagcagcgacgagcctagAAAACATATAAGGCTAGAGGCACGCGCTAACTACTGTGCCATAGCGTCTGGCTTAACCGGCGTGCTAAACTAAGTGATATATATGTtcgaaattaaaaattattgttattgAAATAATTAGTAGAATGTGCCGTTGAAACTAGAAAAATGTCGATGGGAAGTTACATCTACGCAATTATTCTGTTTTTCTGCACCTACACAAATGCACAAGGTAAGATCGGGCACTCTtgtgtttctttaaaaaaaacttttttgaacGAAGTATTTCTTGCATGTgtgatttattaatataaaagtttatttacgTTCGATAAcctgttttttaatttgttttatcctcgcgtgaccagACATCGACAGTAGATACAAAATACATGGCTGCCTTGtcacaacccattagtgaccctTGGGTTAAAGAGGACGTCTGTGTCTTGCCCACGAATACAGGTGCTGGCAATGGTATCAGAGTCACCCAGTATTTTCAGGTCGCGATCGCTCAACCGCTGACCCGCGTGTTTCCGTTTCGAATCTGCAAAATAGCTTCGATTTCCCTATGATTAAACGAGCTTGCAATTTTCTCAGTAgggattaaaaaaaaaataaatgacggTAACCTTGGAATAGGGTTAGTGCTGCGCaccatttttaacaatttgcgTTAAAGGTTGGTGGTTTTGGAAACCAATATTTACCGCAACTAGCGTTAAAGCATGGA
Proteins encoded in this region:
- the LOC100187522 gene encoding elongation factor 1-delta (The sequence of the model RefSeq protein was modified relative to this genomic sequence to represent the inferred CDS: added 243 bases not found in genome assembly); this encodes MAALAEAMKAGIWFDRSKVEAAEDKYQEYLVRGSGVKKVAGFSKAGTQSSGGEVSQKIAEARKKIQDTLKESGSSSKSSSEDVESLKKQVQDLTGIITNMNKKFESLESRLSALEGKGSTTSSKPAEAAAQNGVEDSDDDSDSDVDLFGSDEEEGDNEEAERLKQERIEAYKAKKSKKPALIAKSNIILDVKPWSDETDMAELEKCVRSVQTDGLLWGASKLVKIAYGVQKLQITCVVEDDKVGTDFLEEEITAHDEYVQSVDIAAFNKI